From the genome of Streptosporangiales bacterium:
GCTGTTCGACGAGGACGGCAAGGTCATCGGCGTGAACTACGCGGGTGCCCGCGCGTCCAGGACGTCCAGCGGGAGCATCGGGCTCGGCTTCGTGATCCCGGAGAAGACCGCGCAGCGCACCGCCAAGCAGCTGAGCGAGGACGGCAAGTCGACGCACGCGGTGATCGGCACGACCACCGACGCCGACTACAAGGGCAACGGCGCGAAGATCGTCGACGATGCGGTGGACGGGAACGAGCCGGTGCAGGAGGGCGGCCCGGCCGACGAGGCCGGCCTGGAGGCCGGCGACGTGATCACCAAGCTCGCCGACCAGGAGATCAACGAGGCGATGGACATGATGGCGGCGGTGCGGTCGCACGCGCCCGGCACGGTGTGCAAGGTGGAGTACGAACGCGACGGCCAGCCGGCGAAGACGAAGGTGACGCTGGGCGAGGAGGACGACGAGGTCTGAGTCGTCCCCGCGGAGGTCGAGCTGCCCGGCCGGTAGGCTGGGGCCAGGTGGTGGCTGCTCGTCTTGGAGGCCGTGGTGTTCGATGGCGTGGGATGGAGCGAGATCCTCGTTCTCCTCGTGGTCGCCGTGATCATCTTCGGCCCGGACAAGCTCCCGAAGGTGGCCGCGGACCTGGCCAAGGGCCTGCGGATGGTCCGTAACTGGGCGCAGAAGGCCCGCTCGGAGCTGGAGGACGAGCTACCGCCCGAGCTGCGCAACATCGACGTCACGTCACTGAACCCGAAGACGTTCGTCCGCAACGCCCTCCTCGACGACGACAACGACCCGCTGGGCCTGAACGCCGAGGAGAACGGCACGAAGCGCACCACCGCAGCGAAGTCCCCCCGCCGCCTGGACCCCGGCGAACCGGCCCCCTACGACGCCGACGCCACCTGACGCTGGGCGTCAGGTCGGGCTGAGGCCGAGGGAGCGGCCGACCAGGCCGCGGGAGCGGTTACCCAGCTGCTCGGCGACGTTGCGCAGCACCTTCGCGGCGGGCGCGTCCGGCTGGTCGAGGACCAGCGGCCGGCCGTTGTCGCCGCCGACGCGGAGCTGCACGTCGATCGGTACCTGGGCGAGCAGCGGCACGTCGTGGCCGAGGGCGCGGGTCAGCGCCGAGGTGACGGCGTCGCCGCCGCCGGTGCCGAACACGTCGACCTGCTCACCGCAGTGCGGGCAGGGCAGCCAGGACATGTTCTCCACCACGCCGACGACCCGCTGCCGCAGCATCTGCGCGACCACACCGGCGCGCTCCGCGACCTCGGACGCGGCGCTCTGCGGCGTGGTCACCACGACGATCTCCGAGTTCGGGATCAGCTGGCCGAGCGAGATGGCGACGTCACCGGTGCCTGGTGGCAGGTCGAGCAGCAGGACGTCCAGGTCGCCCCAGAACACGTCCACGAGGAACTGCTGCAGCGCCCGGTGCAGCATCGGCCCGCGCCAGGTGACCGGCTTGCCGCCGGCGAACATGCCGATCGAGATGACCTTCACGCCGTACGCGGACGGCGGCATGATCATGTCCTCCACCGGCGTCGGGTCGCTGGTGACGCCGAGCATCCGCGGGATCGAGTGCCCGTACACGTCGGCGTCGACGACGCCGACGGAGAGCCCCTGCTCGGCCATCGCCACGGCCAGGTTCACGGTGACCGACGACTTCCCGACGCCGCCCTTGCCGCTTGCGATGCCGTACACGCGGGTCAGCGAGCCGGGCTTCGCGAACGGCACCTCCTGGGCGGGCGCGCCGCCGCGCAGCTTCTCCTGCAGGCCCTTGCGCTGCTCGTCGCTCATCACGTCGAGGTCCACCTGCACGCCGGTGACACCTGACACCTCGCGGACGGCGGTGGTGACGTTGTTGGTGATCGTCTCCCGCATCGGGCAGCCGGCGACGGTGAGCAGCACCGCCACGTCGACCTGGCCGTCGGGTTTGACGTCGACCGACTTGACCATGTCGAGGTCGGTGATCGGCCGGTGGATCTCCGGGTCGTTGACCTTGGCGAGTGCCTGCCAGACGGCTTCGGTCAACTGGTCGGAGGAAGATCCGTTCGTGGGCATACCCTCATGCTAGGCATCCCGCACGGCCAGTGCCCAACGCCCTACGGGGTGGGCAGGCCGGGCTGATCGCGCAGCAACCACCGGCTGCCGTTCTTGCGGCGGCCGGTGTGCCGGCGTTGTTCCGCGGCGATCTCCTCCAGGATCTCGGCGCGGGCCCGTCTCCTGGCCGCTCTGAAGTACCCCTTCGGGTTCTCCACGGCCTGTTCGACGCGGCGATCGGTGGGGATCTCAGGCATCCAGATGCCGGCGCTGTCGGTAGCCACACGACCCCCATCCGCTGGAAGCATCGGGCACATACTCGTCCGACGTTCGCATCCTGACAAAGTTACCGCTAGTCATCAAGCCTGGTGGGGCGTTCGGTAGGGGGTTGGAGCCCTGGGTAGCCGGCCATCGGCACGTCCTTTCCGCACGTCACGAGTCGATGGCGAACGCGTTCGCGAGCAGGCCGGCGAGCAGCCGCAGCAGCCTGGCGTCGTCGCGGGTGAGGTCGCCGGGCGCCGGTGCGTCGAGCGTGATCATGCCGTACGCGACGTTGCCTGAGATGACCGGTACGGCCACGAACGTCTTGTAGTCGTGCGGCGCGGTGGGGTCCCAGCCCGGCGGCGGGTACTCGTCGGTGTCCGAGCAGAACCGGTCCTCGTCGTACTCGATCATCGCCAGCACGTCGTCACCGCGCCTGGTGCCCTCCACGAACGTGGACCTGGCCGAGCCGGCCCGCCCGACGCACGCGATCGGCGCCAGCTTGCGTGGGCTGCTCTCCTCGAGCGCGAACCAGCAGGCCCTGGCGCGGTCCGGGCCGATGATCTCGGTCGCCGCGTTGAGGATGAACGGTACCGACTGGCTACGCAGCCGCTCCCGGTCGCGCCAGCCCGCGGTGGCGATCCGGCCGAGGTGGCGCACGATCGGGTCGAGCGCGTCGTTGAGCGCCAGCCGCATCTCGGTGCGGGCGATCACCCTGGCCTCCGCCGCCTCCCGGAACCTGCGGCGGCCGCGGATCTGCACGACGGTGGGGATCAGGAACGCGAGCAGCGCGGACACCGCCTGGACCACGATCCAGGTGACCTTGGACGGGCCCTGCGCGTCGCTGGCCAACGTCCCGGCCACCGACGTGGTGACGACGAAGATGCCGGTGAGGATCGGTGCCAGCCAGGCATTCCATGCGACGGCTCGTCCCCCCGAGCTACCGTTCACGCCTCGAGGTTATCGGTCGTCCCCGACAGGTAGGCACCGGCGACCGTCGGTCACACGTTGCAATCTCGTTGCGGCGGCAGGTAGCCGGTAGTCAGCCGAGCAGCGGCTGCCAGGTGCCGGTGTGGACGCTGGTCGTAACGGCCGCCGAGAGCACCGCACACACCGCGGCGAGCAGCAGCCAGTCGCGCGTGCGCATCCGCATGGTGCGGGCGTACGTACGGCCGGGGCGGCTGCCGAAGCCGCGGGCCTCCAGCGCCGTCGCGAGCCGCACCGCGCGGCGTACGGCGCAGACCAGCAGCGTGAACACCGCGCCGCAGAACAACCGGACGGCGGCGACCGGGTTGCGTCCCGCCTCGACGCCGCGGGCGCGTCTGGCCAGCCAGGTGAGCTGCCAGTCCTGGACGAGCAGCGGCAGCAGCCGGAACGCCGCGAGCGCGCCGAGGGTGAACCGCCACGGCAGCCGCAGCTGCTGGACGAGCGCATCCGCGAGCGCGGTGACGTCGGTGGTGGTGAACACCAGCGCCCCGGGCAGCGCCACCGCGTAGACCCGCAGCACGACGCCGAGCGCCAGCCAAAGGCCTTCTGTGGTGACCAGCAGGGGACCGGCGTCGACCAGTACGGCGCCGCCTGCCACCCGCGCGAACAGCACGTTGGTCGCGCCCACCAGCAGTCCGGCGG
Proteins encoded in this window:
- a CDS encoding GAF domain-containing protein codes for the protein MNGSSGGRAVAWNAWLAPILTGIFVVTTSVAGTLASDAQGPSKVTWIVVQAVSALLAFLIPTVVQIRGRRRFREAAEARVIARTEMRLALNDALDPIVRHLGRIATAGWRDRERLRSQSVPFILNAATEIIGPDRARACWFALEESSPRKLAPIACVGRAGSARSTFVEGTRRGDDVLAMIEYDEDRFCSDTDEYPPPGWDPTAPHDYKTFVAVPVISGNVAYGMITLDAPAPGDLTRDDARLLRLLAGLLANAFAIDS
- a CDS encoding P-loop NTPase, producing MPTNGSSSDQLTEAVWQALAKVNDPEIHRPITDLDMVKSVDVKPDGQVDVAVLLTVAGCPMRETITNNVTTAVREVSGVTGVQVDLDVMSDEQRKGLQEKLRGGAPAQEVPFAKPGSLTRVYGIASGKGGVGKSSVTVNLAVAMAEQGLSVGVVDADVYGHSIPRMLGVTSDPTPVEDMIMPPSAYGVKVISIGMFAGGKPVTWRGPMLHRALQQFLVDVFWGDLDVLLLDLPPGTGDVAISLGQLIPNSEIVVVTTPQSAASEVAERAGVVAQMLRQRVVGVVENMSWLPCPHCGEQVDVFGTGGGDAVTSALTRALGHDVPLLAQVPIDVQLRVGGDNGRPLVLDQPDAPAAKVLRNVAEQLGNRSRGLVGRSLGLSPT
- a CDS encoding energy-coupling factor transporter transmembrane protein EcfT is translated as MTVLFAPVAAADAQLRRFNPVAKLVAALLPVSVLVLTTDPLTPAIMLAALVLVLPATGVRVWPFVRRTWFLLPAGLLVGATNVLFARVAGGAVLVDAGPLLVTTEGLWLALGVVLRVYAVALPGALVFTTTDVTALADALVQQLRLPWRFTLGALAAFRLLPLLVQDWQLTWLARRARGVEAGRNPVAAVRLFCGAVFTLLVCAVRRAVRLATALEARGFGSRPGRTYARTMRMRTRDWLLLAAVCAVLSAAVTTSVHTGTWQPLLG
- a CDS encoding translocase; translated protein: MLVLEAVVFDGVGWSEILVLLVVAVIIFGPDKLPKVAADLAKGLRMVRNWAQKARSELEDELPPELRNIDVTSLNPKTFVRNALLDDDNDPLGLNAEENGTKRTTAAKSPRRLDPGEPAPYDADAT